In Seriola aureovittata isolate HTS-2021-v1 ecotype China chromosome 17, ASM2101889v1, whole genome shotgun sequence, a genomic segment contains:
- the LOC130185830 gene encoding ferritin, liver middle subunit: MDSQVRQNYHRDCEAAINRMVNMELFASYTYTSMAFYFSRDDVALPGFSHFFKENSDEEREHAEKLLSFQNKRGGRIFLQDIKKPERDEWGTGLEAMQGALQLEKSVNQALLDLHKLASEHGDPHLCDFLETHYLNEQVEAIKKLGDYITNLTRMDAHNNKMAEYLFDKHTLGSKS, from the exons ATGGACTCCCAAGTGCGTCAGAACTACCACCGCGACTGTGAGGCCGCTATCAACCGGATGGTCAACATGGAGCTGTTTGCCTCTTACACATACACTTCCATG GCTTTTTACTTCTCCCGTGACGATGTGGCCCTCCCAGGCTTCTCCCATTTCTTCAAGGAGAACAGTGATGAAGAGAGGGAGCATGCTGAGAAGCTGCTCTCCTTCCAGAACAAGAGAGGAGGACGCATCTTCCTGCAGGACATCAAG AAACCGGAACGTGATGAATGGGGGACCGGGCTGGAGGCCATGCAGGGCGCTCTGCAGCTGGAGAAGAGCGTCAACCAGGCCCTGTTGGACCTGCACAAGCTGGCCTCAGAGCATGGAGACCCACAT CTGTGTGACTTCCTGGAGACCCACTACCTGAACGAGCAGGTGGAGGCCATCAAGAAGCTGGGTGACTACATCACCAACCTCACCCGTATGGATGCCCACAACAACAAGATGGCAGAGTACCTGTTTGACAAGCATACCCTGGGCAGCAAAAGCTAA